Proteins encoded in a region of the Streptomyces sp. NBC_00513 genome:
- a CDS encoding glucose 1-dehydrogenase, translating into MAVVDLTGKVVVVTGGARGLGAATARAVVDGGGKVLITDVLETEGAETAAQLGDAARFQRHDVTSEADWTAALDHALAEFGRVDGLVNNAGVATGRLLEHESVEDFRRVVDINLVGTFIGIKTAIPLLRANGGGSIVNISSAAGLTGLALTAGYGASKWGVRGLSKIGAVELAEARIRVNSVHPGMTLTPMTAPVGIEAGDGNYPGTPMGRVGAPEEIAAAVAFLLSDSAGYMTGAELAVDGGWTAGLTVKYLTGR; encoded by the coding sequence GTGGCTGTTGTGGATCTGACCGGCAAGGTCGTCGTCGTCACCGGCGGAGCCCGAGGGTTGGGCGCGGCCACCGCGCGGGCCGTCGTCGACGGCGGCGGCAAGGTGCTGATCACCGACGTGCTGGAGACGGAGGGCGCCGAGACCGCCGCCCAACTGGGCGACGCGGCCCGCTTCCAGAGGCACGACGTGACCAGCGAGGCCGACTGGACGGCGGCGCTCGACCACGCGCTCGCCGAGTTCGGCCGCGTCGACGGACTGGTCAACAACGCCGGCGTGGCCACCGGCCGGCTCCTGGAACACGAGAGCGTCGAGGACTTCCGCCGGGTCGTCGACATCAACCTGGTCGGCACCTTCATCGGCATCAAGACCGCGATCCCGCTGCTGCGCGCGAACGGCGGCGGCTCCATCGTCAACATCTCCTCCGCCGCCGGCCTCACCGGCCTGGCCCTGACCGCCGGCTACGGGGCCTCCAAGTGGGGCGTGCGCGGCCTGTCGAAGATCGGCGCGGTCGAACTCGCCGAGGCACGGATCCGCGTCAACTCCGTGCACCCCGGCATGACGCTCACCCCGATGACCGCCCCGGTCGGCATCGAGGCCGGCGACGGCAACTACCCCGGCACCCCGATGGGCCGCGTCGGCGCCCCCGAGGAGATCGCCGCCGCCGTCGCCTTCCTGCTCTCCGACTCCGCCGGATACATGACGGGCGCCGAACTCGCCGTGGACGGCGGCTGGACGGCCGGCCTCACCGTGAAGTACCTGACGGGCCGGTGA
- a CDS encoding vancomycin high temperature exclusion protein — protein MRGIGKRPRLPLRTVTARRRAVQAVMVGCVLALLPSAWTHAAAAPRLRTTADAPAADVAVVFGAGLWNGRPTPYLADRLDAAAELYRAGKVKVVLVTGDNSREEYDEPDAMRTYLTGHGVPDDRVVSDYAGFDTWDSCVRAKEIFGVHRAVLISQGFHIRRAVALCQAAGVDSYGVGVADVHDSTWYYGSTREVFAAGKAALDATLRPEPRFLGPKEEGVSRALAALAD, from the coding sequence ATGCGTGGGATCGGGAAGAGGCCGAGGCTGCCGCTGCGCACCGTCACGGCGCGGCGGCGGGCCGTGCAGGCCGTCATGGTCGGCTGCGTGCTCGCGTTGCTCCCCTCGGCCTGGACGCACGCCGCCGCCGCGCCGCGACTGCGGACCACGGCCGACGCGCCGGCGGCCGACGTGGCCGTGGTGTTCGGGGCCGGACTGTGGAACGGCAGACCGACCCCCTACCTGGCCGACCGGCTCGACGCGGCCGCCGAGTTGTACCGCGCCGGCAAGGTCAAGGTCGTCCTGGTCACGGGCGACAACAGTCGCGAGGAGTACGACGAGCCCGACGCGATGCGCACCTACCTCACCGGGCACGGGGTGCCGGACGACCGGGTCGTCAGCGATTACGCCGGCTTCGACACCTGGGACTCCTGTGTCCGCGCCAAGGAGATCTTCGGGGTGCACCGGGCGGTGCTGATCAGCCAGGGCTTCCACATCCGGCGGGCCGTCGCCCTGTGTCAGGCCGCGGGCGTGGACTCGTACGGGGTCGGGGTCGCCGACGTACACGATTCCACCTGGTACTACGGCAGCACCCGCGAGGTCTTCGCGGCCGGCAAGGCGGCGCTGGACGCGACCCTGCGGCCCGAACCGCGCTTCCTGGGACCGAAGGAGGAGGGGGTGTCGCGGGCCCTGGCCGCTCTGGCAGACTGA
- a CDS encoding deoxyguanosinetriphosphate triphosphohydrolase produces MEGLEGTTAPARPVDAYDPADTERWAGEPDKRPGRTAFQRDRARVLHSAALRRLAGKTQVVTPGTRSYDWDASPRTRLTHSLECAQIGRELGLALGCDPDLVEASCLSHDMGHPPFGHNGEEALNEFAKDCGGFEGNAQSLRLLTRLEPKRFVPDPVSGELVSVGLNLTRACLDAATKYPWARGDHPTDPGSVKFGAYEDDLPVFEWLRRGAPADRKCFEAQVMDWADDVAYSVHDFEDGLHAGHLDPNLLFAEPERATIWQVAIGRYVPADTAPEELREALDRLMEQEWWPHGYDGSAIAQARLKDATSQLIGRFCTAAETATREAHGPGRLTRYSAGLVVPREARNECAVLKAVADLYVMQRDEQERVRADQRVVLAELAEALSARAPEGLEPQFRAIFDAATDDKARKRAVVDQIACLTDASARSLHARLTRRP; encoded by the coding sequence ATGGAAGGCTTGGAAGGCACCACCGCACCCGCCCGTCCCGTCGACGCGTACGACCCGGCCGACACCGAGCGCTGGGCCGGCGAGCCCGACAAACGGCCCGGCCGGACCGCCTTCCAGCGGGACCGCGCCCGTGTGCTGCACTCCGCCGCGCTGCGCCGGCTCGCCGGCAAGACGCAGGTCGTCACCCCGGGCACGCGTTCGTACGACTGGGACGCGAGTCCTCGTACACGGCTGACGCACTCGCTGGAGTGCGCCCAGATCGGCCGGGAGCTCGGGCTGGCCCTCGGTTGCGATCCCGATCTGGTCGAGGCGTCCTGCCTCTCGCACGACATGGGCCACCCGCCGTTCGGCCACAACGGCGAGGAGGCGCTGAACGAGTTCGCGAAGGACTGCGGCGGCTTCGAGGGCAACGCCCAGTCGCTGCGGCTGCTGACCCGCCTGGAACCCAAGCGGTTCGTGCCCGATCCCGTGTCGGGCGAACTCGTCAGCGTCGGCCTGAACCTGACCCGGGCCTGCCTGGACGCCGCCACCAAGTACCCCTGGGCCCGCGGTGACCACCCCACCGACCCGGGCTCGGTGAAGTTCGGCGCGTACGAGGACGACCTGCCCGTCTTCGAGTGGCTGCGCCGGGGCGCGCCCGCCGACCGCAAGTGCTTCGAGGCCCAGGTCATGGACTGGGCGGACGACGTGGCGTACTCCGTCCACGACTTCGAGGACGGTCTGCACGCCGGCCACCTCGACCCGAACCTGCTCTTCGCGGAGCCCGAGCGCGCCACGATCTGGCAGGTCGCCATCGGTCGGTACGTGCCGGCCGACACCGCGCCCGAGGAGCTGCGCGAGGCCCTGGACCGGCTGATGGAGCAGGAGTGGTGGCCGCACGGCTACGACGGTTCCGCCATCGCCCAGGCCCGGTTGAAGGACGCCACCAGCCAACTGATCGGCCGTTTCTGCACGGCCGCCGAGACCGCGACCCGGGAGGCCCACGGACCGGGCCGGTTGACCCGCTACTCCGCCGGACTGGTGGTGCCGCGCGAGGCCCGCAACGAATGCGCCGTCCTCAAGGCGGTCGCGGACCTGTACGTGATGCAGCGCGACGAACAGGAGCGGGTCCGCGCCGACCAACGCGTCGTCCTGGCCGAACTCGCGGAGGCGCTCAGCGCCCGCGCGCCCGAGGGCCTGGAACCGCAGTTCAGGGCGATCTTCGACGCGGCGACGGACGACAAGGCCCGCAAGCGCGCGGTCGTCGACCAGATCGCCTGCCTCACCGACGCGTCCGCGCGCTCCCTTCACGCCCGTCTCACCAGAAGGCCCTGA
- a CDS encoding NAD(P)/FAD-dependent oxidoreductase → MVDAHRTFVIVGAGLAGAKAAETLRTEGFTGRVILIGDEREHPYERPPLSKGYLAGKEERESVFVHEPSWYARSDIELHLGQPAVQLDRDAKKVVLGDGTALHYDKLLLATGAEPRRLDIPGTGLAGVHHLRRLAHAERLRNVLAGLGRDNGHLLIAGAGWIGLEVAAAARGYGAEVTVVEPEATPLHAVLGPEIGRLFADLHAEHGVRFHFGSRLTEIVGHDGMVLAARTDDGEEHPAHAVLSAIGAAPRTALAETSGLALIDREHGGGIAVDASLRTSDPDVFAVGDVAAAHHPVLGTRLRVEHWANALNGGPAAARAMLGQQVSYDRVPYFFSDQYDVGLEYSGYAPPGGYDQVLIRGDVGKREFIAFWLSDGRVLAGMNVNVWDVTEHIQALIRSKAPVDPGRLSDPSVPLSSLVVAEGA, encoded by the coding sequence GTGGTCGACGCACACCGAACATTCGTCATCGTCGGCGCGGGACTGGCCGGGGCAAAGGCGGCCGAGACGCTGCGGACCGAGGGGTTCACCGGCAGGGTGATCCTCATCGGCGACGAACGTGAGCATCCCTACGAACGGCCTCCGCTGTCCAAGGGCTACCTGGCGGGCAAGGAGGAGCGCGAGAGCGTCTTCGTCCACGAGCCGTCCTGGTACGCGCGCTCGGACATCGAGCTGCATCTGGGGCAGCCCGCGGTGCAGCTCGACCGGGACGCGAAGAAGGTGGTGCTGGGCGACGGCACCGCGCTGCACTACGACAAGTTGTTGCTGGCGACCGGTGCGGAGCCGCGCCGCCTCGACATCCCGGGCACCGGTCTCGCCGGCGTGCACCACCTGCGGCGGCTCGCGCACGCCGAGCGGTTGCGCAACGTCCTGGCCGGCCTGGGCCGGGACAACGGCCACCTGTTGATCGCGGGCGCGGGCTGGATCGGCCTGGAGGTCGCGGCGGCGGCCCGCGGGTACGGCGCCGAGGTGACCGTGGTCGAGCCGGAGGCGACTCCGCTGCACGCGGTGCTCGGCCCGGAGATCGGCCGGCTCTTCGCGGACCTGCACGCCGAGCACGGGGTCCGCTTCCACTTCGGCTCCCGGCTCACCGAGATCGTCGGGCACGACGGGATGGTGCTGGCCGCCCGGACCGACGACGGCGAGGAGCACCCGGCGCACGCGGTGCTCTCGGCGATCGGCGCGGCGCCGCGCACCGCGCTGGCCGAGACCTCGGGTCTGGCCCTGATCGACCGGGAGCACGGCGGCGGGATCGCGGTGGACGCGTCGCTGCGGACCTCCGACCCGGACGTGTTCGCCGTCGGGGACGTGGCGGCGGCGCACCACCCGGTGCTCGGGACCCGGCTGCGGGTGGAGCACTGGGCGAACGCCCTCAACGGCGGTCCGGCCGCGGCGCGGGCGATGCTGGGGCAGCAGGTCTCCTACGACCGGGTGCCGTACTTCTTCTCCGACCAGTACGACGTGGGCCTGGAGTACTCGGGGTACGCGCCGCCCGGCGGGTACGACCAGGTGCTGATCCGCGGGGACGTGGGGAAGCGGGAGTTCATCGCGTTCTGGCTGTCCGACGGCCGGGTGCTGGCCGGGATGAACGTGAACGTGTGGGACGTCACCGAGCACATCCAGGCGCTGATCAGGTCGAAGGCCCCGGTGGACCCGGGCAGGCTTTCGGACCCGTCGGTTCCGCTTTCCTCCCTGGTGGTGGCGGAGGGGGCCTGA
- the dnaG gene encoding DNA primase, with protein MAGRINDDDVKAVRDAVPIDAVVSDYLQLRNAGGGNLKGLCPFHDEKSPSFQVSPGKGLYHCFGCQAGGDTLDFIMKIDHLSFSEAVERLAGQAGITLRYEEGGYTAGTSGRGERIRLVEAHKAAAQFYVEQLDSAEAEIGRKFLAERGFDQAAATHFSVGYSPAGWDHLTRFLRGKGFTDKELITSGLAQDSRSGKPIDRFRGRLMWPIRDISGEVVGFGARKLRDDDNGPKYLNTPETAIYKKSQVLYGIDLAKKEIAKTSRAVVVEGYTDVMACHMAGVTTAIATCGTAFGGDHIKILRRLLMDNATAEVIFTFDGDAAGQKAALRAFEDDQKFAAETSITIAPGGMDPCDLRLAQGDAAVSGLVEARTPLFEFALRHIVSRHNLENPAGRAAALAEAAPVVASIKDLSIQHESAVQLAGMLGILDEQFVVKRVAQLARWARERGNQPQQQGRGRPREAAAPSAPAPPGGGPALNLRSPAHRTERELLKLALQRPALVSPAFDAYGIDEFTAPPYAAVRQAIQDAGGASQDTDDYLARVREAAPNDTVRAMVTELAVEAIHAKTVDEIYAGVQLVQVRLRAVDRRVLEIQGTLTRLSPQAPPEQHAAVQEELWVLQQYGRRLRNRGAEGL; from the coding sequence GTGGCAGGACGGATCAACGACGACGACGTGAAGGCGGTACGGGACGCGGTCCCGATCGACGCCGTGGTCTCCGACTACCTCCAGCTCCGCAACGCGGGCGGCGGCAACCTCAAGGGCCTCTGCCCCTTCCATGACGAGAAGTCCCCGTCCTTCCAGGTCAGCCCCGGCAAGGGGCTGTACCACTGCTTCGGCTGCCAGGCGGGCGGGGACACCCTCGACTTCATCATGAAGATCGACCACCTCTCCTTCTCGGAGGCGGTCGAACGGCTCGCGGGCCAGGCCGGCATCACCCTGCGGTACGAGGAGGGCGGCTACACCGCCGGCACCAGCGGCCGGGGCGAGCGCATCCGCCTGGTCGAGGCGCACAAGGCCGCCGCGCAGTTCTACGTGGAGCAGCTCGACAGCGCCGAGGCCGAGATCGGCCGCAAGTTCCTGGCGGAGCGCGGCTTCGACCAGGCGGCCGCCACCCACTTCAGCGTGGGCTACAGCCCGGCCGGCTGGGACCACCTGACCCGGTTCCTGCGCGGCAAGGGCTTCACCGACAAGGAACTGATCACCTCCGGGCTGGCCCAGGACAGCCGCAGCGGCAAGCCCATCGACCGCTTCCGCGGCCGGCTGATGTGGCCGATCCGCGACATCAGCGGCGAGGTCGTCGGCTTCGGCGCGCGCAAGCTGCGCGACGACGACAACGGCCCCAAGTACCTGAACACCCCCGAGACCGCGATCTACAAGAAGTCCCAGGTCCTCTACGGCATCGACCTGGCCAAGAAGGAGATCGCCAAGACCTCCCGGGCCGTGGTCGTCGAGGGCTACACCGACGTCATGGCCTGCCACATGGCCGGGGTCACCACGGCCATCGCGACCTGTGGCACCGCCTTCGGCGGGGACCACATCAAGATCCTCCGACGCCTGCTGATGGACAACGCCACGGCCGAGGTGATCTTCACGTTCGACGGCGACGCCGCCGGCCAGAAGGCGGCGCTGCGCGCCTTCGAGGACGACCAGAAGTTCGCGGCCGAGACCTCGATCACCATCGCCCCCGGCGGCATGGACCCCTGTGACCTGCGTCTGGCGCAGGGCGACGCCGCCGTGTCGGGGCTGGTGGAGGCCCGGACCCCGCTGTTCGAGTTCGCCCTGCGGCACATCGTGTCCCGGCACAACCTGGAGAACCCGGCGGGGCGCGCGGCCGCGCTGGCCGAGGCGGCGCCGGTCGTCGCCAGCATCAAGGACCTCTCGATCCAGCACGAGTCCGCGGTCCAACTGGCCGGCATGCTCGGCATCCTCGACGAGCAGTTCGTCGTCAAGCGGGTCGCCCAGTTGGCGCGGTGGGCGCGCGAGCGCGGCAACCAGCCGCAGCAGCAGGGCCGGGGTCGCCCCCGGGAGGCGGCCGCCCCCTCCGCGCCGGCGCCGCCCGGCGGCGGGCCCGCGCTGAACCTGCGCAGCCCCGCCCACCGCACCGAGCGGGAACTGCTCAAGCTGGCGCTCCAGCGGCCGGCCCTGGTCTCCCCCGCGTTCGACGCGTACGGGATCGACGAGTTCACCGCCCCGCCCTACGCGGCGGTCCGCCAGGCCATCCAGGACGCGGGCGGTGCCTCCCAGGACACCGACGACTACCTGGCCCGGGTCCGCGAGGCCGCGCCGAACGACACCGTCCGCGCGATGGTCACGGAGCTGGCGGTGGAGGCCATCCACGCCAAGACGGTCGACGAGATCTACGCCGGGGTCCAGCTGGTGCAGGTCCGCCTGCGCGCCGTCGACCGCCGGGTCCTGGAGATCCAGGGCACGCTGACCCGCCTGAGCCCACAGGCCCCGCCGGAGCAGCACGCGGCGGTCCAGGAGGAGCTGTGGGTGCTCCAGCAGTACGGTCGGCGGCTGCGCAACCGGGGTGCCGAGGGGCTGTAG
- a CDS encoding gamma-glutamylcyclotransferase family protein: MTSVDRPESAGSPLPFFVYGTLRPGEVNHDLFLRGRVAAEEPATLPDAALYGGPGYPYAVARPGSAIRGELITPAPGRYAELLVALDLLEEYEGPDRPGNLYDRVVREALLADGTPVPAWVYLASPLLARDLAASGTEIPGGDWLGR, encoded by the coding sequence GTGACATCGGTCGATCGGCCGGAATCGGCCGGATCACCCCTGCCGTTCTTCGTGTACGGCACCCTGCGCCCCGGCGAGGTCAACCACGACCTGTTCCTGCGGGGCCGGGTCGCCGCCGAGGAGCCCGCCACGCTGCCGGACGCCGCTCTCTACGGAGGCCCCGGATATCCGTACGCCGTCGCGCGCCCCGGCTCCGCGATACGCGGCGAGCTGATCACCCCGGCCCCCGGCCGGTACGCGGAACTGCTGGTCGCGCTCGACCTGCTGGAGGAGTACGAGGGACCGGACCGGCCGGGCAACCTGTACGACCGGGTCGTCCGCGAGGCCCTGCTCGCGGACGGCACCCCGGTGCCCGCGTGGGTGTACCTGGCCTCCCCGCTGCTCGCCCGGGACCTGGCCGCCTCCGGCACCGAGATCCCCGGCGGCGACTGGCTCGGCCGCTGA
- a CDS encoding HAMP domain-containing sensor histidine kinase — translation MRRLGARVRRVPGALGLRWKIAVLLAVGCSLVAVTIGLLIHDARVRQVGEAARAGAVAQLVRVRQVYELTGGLDFGRVGEVDARIDCPDLPPGLREAALAGRRTTWLDLGGEHPTVWAARPVGGEHVLSVRRSLSHEQAELDDLEAQLVAYGVGVVALAAIGGALLASRMSRDLRAAAETARRISEGDLDARIGPTGTPGTRDEVAELSAAVDTMAASLQQRLEGERRFTADVAHELRTPLTGLHTAAELLPPGRPTELVRDRVAALRTLTEDLLEVARLDADREEARLEAHPLGPLALSITRRSGVEAEVIGGDTTGPVRTDARRLERILTNLLVNARRHGAGPISVTVSGNTVTVRDQGPGFPEEVLREGPRRFLTGTPERGQGTGLGLTIALGQAAVIGASVTLSNPPPAGASAVVTLPDA, via the coding sequence GTGAGACGCCTCGGGGCGCGGGTGCGACGCGTGCCGGGGGCGCTCGGTCTGCGCTGGAAGATCGCCGTCCTGTTGGCCGTGGGGTGCTCGCTGGTCGCGGTCACCATCGGCCTGTTGATCCACGACGCCCGGGTCCGTCAGGTCGGAGAGGCCGCGCGGGCGGGCGCCGTGGCCCAGTTGGTCCGGGTACGGCAGGTGTACGAGCTGACGGGCGGGCTCGACTTCGGCAGGGTCGGGGAGGTCGACGCGCGGATCGACTGCCCGGACCTGCCGCCGGGGCTCCGGGAGGCGGCCCTCGCGGGTCGGCGCACGACCTGGCTCGACCTGGGCGGGGAGCACCCGACGGTGTGGGCGGCCCGGCCGGTGGGCGGGGAGCACGTGCTGTCCGTACGGCGTTCACTGTCCCACGAGCAGGCCGAACTGGACGATCTGGAGGCGCAGTTGGTGGCGTACGGGGTGGGTGTCGTGGCCCTGGCGGCCATCGGGGGTGCGTTGCTCGCCAGCCGGATGAGCCGGGACCTGCGGGCGGCGGCGGAGACGGCCCGGCGGATCAGCGAGGGGGACCTGGACGCGCGGATCGGCCCGACGGGGACGCCGGGCACGCGCGACGAGGTGGCCGAACTGTCGGCGGCCGTCGACACCATGGCCGCGAGTCTCCAGCAACGACTGGAAGGGGAACGCCGGTTCACGGCGGACGTGGCGCACGAGCTGCGGACTCCGCTGACGGGCCTGCACACGGCCGCGGAACTGCTGCCGCCCGGGCGGCCCACGGAACTGGTGCGCGACCGGGTCGCGGCGCTGCGGACCCTGACGGAGGACCTGTTGGAGGTGGCCCGGCTGGACGCGGACCGGGAGGAGGCCCGCCTGGAGGCGCATCCGCTGGGGCCGCTGGCCCTCTCGATCACCCGGCGCTCCGGGGTGGAGGCCGAGGTCATCGGGGGCGATACGACCGGCCCCGTCCGCACGGACGCCCGCCGGTTGGAGCGGATCCTGACGAACCTGCTGGTCAATGCCCGGCGCCACGGCGCGGGCCCGATCTCGGTCACGGTGTCCGGGAACACGGTGACGGTCCGGGACCAGGGGCCCGGCTTCCCGGAGGAAGTGCTGCGGGAGGGGCCCCGGCGGTTCCTGACGGGCACACCGGAGCGGGGCCAGGGCACGGGGCTCGGCCTGACCATCGCGCTCGGTCAGGCGGCGGTGATCGGCGCCTCGGTCACCCTGTCGAACCCTCCCCCGGCCGGTGCCTCGGCGGTGGTCACCCTCCCCGATGCCTGA
- a CDS encoding class F sortase, whose amino-acid sequence MDTSRAAGRGGLLALAACVGVWLVSSGSAETVGPPLPSPAEALNTLSAQASYPGSIDPLPGSPPTRIRIPVIRVDAPLTGLGLERDGSLQVPPPARRDLAGWYREGVTPGAVGTAVVAGHVDHATGPAVFYHLGALHRGAAIEVARADGRTAVFTVHAVEVYDAEDFPDDRVYGPSPRAELRVITCGGGFSPRTGYRGNVVVFAHLTGTH is encoded by the coding sequence ATGGACACCTCCCGCGCCGCCGGCCGCGGCGGGCTCCTCGCCCTGGCCGCGTGCGTCGGCGTCTGGCTCGTCTCCAGCGGCTCCGCCGAGACCGTGGGGCCCCCGCTGCCCTCCCCCGCCGAGGCCCTGAACACGTTGAGCGCCCAGGCCTCGTACCCCGGCAGCATCGATCCGCTGCCCGGCTCCCCGCCCACCCGGATCCGGATCCCCGTCATCCGCGTGGACGCCCCGCTGACGGGTCTGGGCCTGGAGCGCGACGGCAGCCTCCAGGTGCCGCCGCCCGCCCGGCGCGACCTCGCGGGCTGGTACCGGGAGGGCGTCACGCCGGGCGCCGTCGGCACGGCCGTCGTCGCCGGTCACGTCGACCACGCCACCGGTCCGGCGGTCTTCTACCACCTGGGCGCGCTGCACCGCGGGGCGGCGATCGAGGTGGCGCGCGCGGACGGGCGTACGGCGGTGTTCACCGTCCACGCCGTCGAGGTGTACGACGCCGAGGACTTCCCCGACGACCGCGTGTACGGGCCTTCGCCGCGCGCCGAACTCCGGGTGATCACCTGCGGCGGCGGCTTCTCGCCGCGTACGGGCTACCGGGGCAACGTGGTCGTCTTCGCGCACCTGACGGGAACCCATTAG
- a CDS encoding TetR/AcrR family transcriptional regulator, whose translation MSVQERKERERAVREQLIVATARELAEQQGWDAVTTRRLAERIEYSQPVLYSHFRGKREIIGAVALEGAAEMAAALRASARAADGPRARVAALARGYLDFAERNPAVYDAMFRLDGGLAFAAEETPEPLKDAFAALLETLGEVSGKGVHPGLFTEVFWAALHGLATLTRAGRLPPGDAERRAELLVDRLAVL comes from the coding sequence ATGTCGGTACAGGAACGCAAGGAGCGCGAACGGGCGGTCCGCGAGCAGCTCATCGTGGCGACGGCCCGCGAACTCGCCGAGCAACAGGGCTGGGACGCGGTCACCACCCGCCGGCTCGCCGAGCGCATCGAGTACAGCCAGCCCGTCCTCTACAGCCACTTTCGCGGCAAGCGCGAGATCATCGGCGCCGTCGCCCTGGAGGGCGCCGCCGAGATGGCCGCGGCGCTGCGGGCCTCGGCCCGCGCGGCGGACGGCCCGCGCGCCCGGGTCGCCGCCCTCGCCCGCGGTTACCTCGACTTCGCCGAGCGCAATCCGGCGGTCTACGACGCCATGTTCCGGCTCGACGGCGGCCTGGCGTTCGCGGCCGAGGAGACCCCGGAGCCGTTGAAGGACGCGTTCGCCGCCCTGCTGGAGACGCTCGGCGAGGTCTCCGGGAAGGGCGTCCACCCGGGACTGTTCACCGAGGTGTTCTGGGCGGCCCTGCACGGGCTGGCGACCCTGACCCGGGCGGGCCGGCTGCCCCCGGGGGACGCCGAGCGGAGGGCGGAACTGCTGGTGGACCGGCTCGCCGTGCTCTGA
- a CDS encoding DUF1772 domain-containing protein encodes MLNALEIVTTVLVGLMVGVEFSVAFVINRILNALPDDSNQRGRSHGGRMLGAVMPVWYIGSLALVAIWAVAGWQHDGAGLVVTAGALLILSVVMSLLLLVPINNQSKTWTTENRPADWKEQMNRWDRFHYVRVAVIVAAFALLVTALA; translated from the coding sequence ATGCTCAACGCACTTGAGATCGTCACCACCGTGCTCGTCGGCCTGATGGTGGGAGTGGAGTTCTCCGTCGCCTTCGTCATCAACCGGATCCTCAACGCCCTCCCCGACGACAGCAACCAGCGCGGCCGGAGCCACGGTGGCCGGATGCTCGGCGCCGTCATGCCGGTCTGGTACATCGGCTCGCTCGCCCTCGTCGCGATCTGGGCCGTCGCCGGATGGCAGCACGACGGCGCCGGACTCGTCGTCACCGCGGGCGCGCTGCTGATCCTCAGCGTGGTCATGTCGCTCCTGCTCCTCGTCCCGATCAACAACCAGAGCAAGACGTGGACCACCGAGAACCGGCCCGCCGACTGGAAGGAACAGATGAACCGCTGGGACCGCTTCCACTACGTCCGCGTCGCCGTCATCGTCGCCGCCTTCGCCCTGCTGGTCACCGCCCTCGCCTGA
- a CDS encoding TSUP family transporter — protein MPDISTTMIVVLCVAAAAAGWIDAVVGGGGLLLLPALLLGLPNAHPATVLGTNKAVAIVGTAGAAVTYARKAPVDVKVAVRIGLAALVGSMGGAALAGGISKDALRPLIMGVLVVVAGVVIFKPGFGAAPSTAPVSRHRVLLAIGLAGLGIGFYDGLIGPGTGTFLVLALTALLHLDLVTASATAKIVNCCTNAGALAMFAYQGMVLWQLAALMAAFNLAGAMIGARMALSKGSGFVRAVLLTVVGALVVKLGIEQWG, from the coding sequence GTGCCTGACATATCCACGACCATGATCGTCGTCCTCTGCGTGGCCGCCGCCGCGGCCGGCTGGATCGACGCGGTGGTGGGCGGCGGCGGCCTGCTGCTCCTGCCCGCCCTGCTGCTCGGCCTGCCGAACGCCCATCCCGCCACCGTGCTCGGTACGAACAAGGCCGTGGCCATCGTCGGCACCGCGGGCGCCGCGGTGACGTACGCGCGCAAGGCGCCGGTGGACGTGAAGGTCGCCGTCCGGATCGGCCTCGCCGCGCTCGTCGGGTCGATGGGTGGCGCCGCGCTGGCCGGCGGTATCAGCAAGGACGCGCTGCGGCCCCTGATCATGGGCGTGCTCGTCGTGGTCGCGGGCGTGGTCATCTTCAAGCCGGGCTTCGGCGCCGCCCCGTCCACCGCGCCCGTGAGCCGACACCGGGTACTGCTGGCCATCGGTCTCGCGGGTCTCGGCATCGGCTTCTACGACGGGCTCATCGGCCCCGGCACCGGTACCTTCCTCGTGCTGGCCCTCACCGCGCTGCTCCACCTCGACCTGGTCACCGCCTCGGCCACCGCCAAGATCGTCAACTGCTGCACGAATGCCGGGGCGCTGGCGATGTTCGCGTACCAGGGCATGGTGCTGTGGCAACTCGCCGCCCTGATGGCGGCCTTCAACCTGGCCGGCGCCATGATCGGGGCCCGGATGGCCCTCAGCAAGGGCAGCGGATTCGTTCGCGCCGTGCTGCTGACGGTGGTCGGGGCGCTGGTGGTGAAGCTCGGCATCGAGCAGTGGGGCTGA